From a single Solanum dulcamara chromosome 4, daSolDulc1.2, whole genome shotgun sequence genomic region:
- the LOC129885316 gene encoding rac-like GTP-binding protein 5, whose protein sequence is MSASRFIKCVTVGDGAVGKTCLLISYTSNTFPTDYVPTVFDNFSANVVVDGSTVNLGLWDTAGQEDYNRLRPLSYRGADVFILAFSLISKASYENVSKKWIPELRHYAPGVPIILVGTKLDLREDKQFFVDHPGAVPLTAAQGEELRKSIGAAAYIECSAKTQQNIKAVFDAAIKVVLQPPKQKKKKKRKGQKACSIL, encoded by the exons ATGAGTGCTTCTAGGTTCATAAAGTGTGTCACTGTGGGCGATGGTGCTGTGGGTAAAACTTGTCTCCTCATTTCATATACCAGCAACACTTTTCCCACT GATTATGTCCCAACTGTATTTGACAATTTTAGTGCAAATGTGGTCGTCGATGGGAGCACTGTTAATCTGGGGCTCTGGGATACTGCAG GTCAGGAGGATTACAATAGACTAAGACCGTTGAGCTATCGTGGGGCAGATGTATTTATACTGGCATTTTCTCTCATTAGCAAGGCGAGCTATGAAAATGTTTCCAAAAAG TGGATTCCTGAATTGAGGCATTATGCTCCTGGAGTTCCAATTATTCTTGTTGGAACAAAGCTAG ATCTCCGAGAGGACAAGCAATTCTTTGTGGACCATCCAGGTGCTGTTCCACTTACCGCAGCTCAG GGTGAGGAGCTGAGAAAGTCGATTGGTGCTGCAGCTTACATTGAATGTAGTGCAAAAACACAACAG AACATTAAGGCCGTTTTTGATGCCGCCATTAAGGTGGTCCTACAACCACCCaagcaaaagaagaagaagaagagaaagggtcAGAAAGCCTGCTCTATCTTGTGA